In the genome of Pelmatolapia mariae isolate MD_Pm_ZW linkage group LG4, Pm_UMD_F_2, whole genome shotgun sequence, the window GAACTTTTTAACTTTCTTCtgttaaattatttaataattatttaattttaattaattttatttcttaaagATGGGCTGAGTAACAGTGTACAGTAACAACATCAAAGGGCCACTGTGCCAAAATGTGGAATTACTGATTTTACCTCCTCCTTGGTGAACCTGTCGCACTGAGTGGTCAAGAGCTCCTCAAGGCTGgaataggttaaaaaaaaaaagattttaatggTTTAAATTCTGAATTCTTTCCACTTGGACCAACATAGATGATAAAAGAGATTGTTTTAAAAGTCCTCACAATTCCTTCTTGATGGTTCCGGTACCCTCGGGGTCCAGGACCTTAAAGGCGCTAAGAATAACGTCTTCGGGATCAGCACCTGGTGAGGACAGGGGGTCGGTTACACAATGTTAGCGGGAAAATATGCAAGCATTAGCATTAACACATAACTGTGCATCATGTGTTAGCACCCCTTTATCTGAAAGCACTTAAAAGGAAATCGGGGAACTTTAGCGCCAGTGTAATATAAGTCGTTTGGTGAAAATGGGATTCCCACCCTTCAGCTTCTCTCCGAACATGGTGAGGAAGACGGTGAAGTTGATTGGGCCGCTGGCCTCTTTGATCATGGCCTCCAGCTCCTCATTCTTCACGTTCAGCTGGCCTGAAGAGCATGGAAATTAAAATCAAGATGAGAGAGAGCGTGAAGTGAATTCACACATGCTTTCTGGGGTGTGAATTGCTTCCATCTGGACTCACCCATTGAGGCCAGCACGTCCCTCAGGTCATCTTTGCTGATGATACCATCTCTGTTCTGGTCAATGATTGTGAAAGCCTGGAAAGAAACGCTTGGGTTTAATATTGGAAGGAAACACTTGGGGCTGATGCGGTCTGTGTGGTTAGGCGGGATCAGACCTCTTTAGGCATTTACGAACTCCTCTGTCAATAGTTTGTTCAATAAAGTGGCAGCTGGTAAGAATCTTTGACACACAAATGATGATAGACGATACTGTGTAAGAAAGAGCCTTAGTGGGCTTTTGGTGGCAGGAGGGGGTGTTTAATCCCCCCACCCCAGTCTTTTCTTACATGTTAATTTGGGAAAGTATCATTAGAGTACAGCTGTCTGATCTACTCTGCATC includes:
- the mylpfa gene encoding myosin regulatory light chain 2, skeletal muscle; this translates as MFEQSQIQEYKEAFTIIDQNRDGIISKDDLRDVLASMGQLNVKNEELEAMIKEASGPINFTVFLTMFGEKLKGADPEDVILSAFKVLDPEGTGTIKKEFLEELLTTQCDRFTKEEIKNMWAAFPPDVAGNVDYKNICYVITHGEEKEE